The proteins below are encoded in one region of Gloeocapsa sp. PCC 73106:
- a CDS encoding Uma2 family endonuclease, whose protein sequence is MTASISHPITLEEFLKLPETKPNSEYIDGKIIQKPMPKGRHSCLQGKLCAALNQVAEESKIAYAFPELRCSFGGRSLIPDVAVFEWNRIPFTPEGDVLDNFELSPDWTIEILSPEQKPNKELGNILHCLEYGCLLGWFIDPDDFSILVLLPKQQPILFQGDHLLPTLPNIGLSLTANQVFEWVRMGK, encoded by the coding sequence ATGACTGCTTCAATCTCTCACCCTATCACCCTAGAAGAGTTTCTCAAGTTGCCAGAAACCAAGCCTAATAGCGAGTACATTGATGGTAAGATTATCCAAAAACCAATGCCAAAAGGAAGACATAGTTGCTTACAGGGTAAACTTTGCGCTGCTCTTAATCAAGTCGCAGAAGAGTCAAAAATCGCCTATGCTTTTCCGGAATTAAGATGTAGCTTTGGGGGACGTTCTCTTATACCTGATGTGGCTGTCTTTGAGTGGAATCGCATCCCCTTTACCCCTGAGGGTGATGTACTAGATAACTTCGAACTTTCACCAGATTGGACCATCGAGATTCTTTCTCCAGAACAAAAACCCAACAAAGAACTTGGTAATATTCTGCACTGTTTAGAATATGGTTGTCTTTTGGGGTGGTTTATCGATCCAGATGATTTCAGTATTTTGGTCCTTCTTCCCAAGCAACAACCCATCCTGTTTCAGGGTGATCATCTCCTCCCTACCTTACCCAATATAGGGCTAAGTCTTACGGCTAATCAGGTGTTCGAGTGGGTGAGAATGGGCAAATAA